The Manihot esculenta cultivar AM560-2 chromosome 11, M.esculenta_v8, whole genome shotgun sequence genome includes a region encoding these proteins:
- the LOC122725063 gene encoding protein CMS1 has product MVSGKVEKPSKRKSSLKNPKPHPKFKKKKKNQPPKADKNESKTKSSSDINEVTPASASASASELRSFFINEFQSANGLQLSSIELESIKETSFLELSQELGQDVQALGKQMKAAFGSSYKEVLCEGQLVEGKIDPGSPAVLIVSTSALRAIELLRGVRTLTRECHAVKLFSKHMKVEEQVALLKDRVNLASGTPSRVKKLIDIEALGLSRLSVIVLDIHTDMKGYSLLTLPQVRDEFWDLYKNYLHQPLLRGDLRICLFGPLPNGNVVRGKRKKVPDE; this is encoded by the exons ATGGTAAGCGGCAAAGTAGAAAAACCCTCAAAGAGGAAGAGCTCTCTGAAAAACCCTAAACCCCATCCCAAatttaagaagaagaagaagaaccagCCGCCCAAGGCCGACAAGAATGAGAGCAAGACAAAGAGCAGCAGTGACATCAATGAGGTAACACcggcttctgcttctgcttctgcttcagAGCTGCGCAGTTTCTTTATAAATGAATTTCAATCCGCCAATGGCCTTCAGCTCTCGTCTATCGAGCTCGAATCAATTAAAG AGACCAGCTTTCTGGAGTTATCTCAGGAACTGGGTCAAGATGTCCAGGCCTTGGGGAAACAAATGAAGGCGGCTTTTGGGTCCTCATATAAAGAAGTTCTGTGTGAAGGGCAGCTTGTGGAAGGGAAAATCGATCCGGGTAGTCCTGCTGTTCTTATTGTTAGTACATCTGCTTTGAGAGCTATTGAACTGCTAAG AGGCGTGCGCACGTTGACTAGAGAATGCCATGCTGTGAAGCTATTCTCTAAGCATATGAAGGTTGAGGAACAG GTGGCCTTATTGAAGGACCGTGTAAATCTTGCTAGTGGTACACCAAGCAG GGTGAAGAAGTTAATTGACATCGAGGCACTAGGGCTTTCCCGGCTATCAGTGATTGTTCTTGATATCCATACAGATATGAAGGGCTATTCATTGTTGACACTTCCACAAGTCAG AGATGAGTTCTGGGACTTGTATAAGAACTACCTCCACCAACCACTCTTACGAGGTGATCTTAGAATCTGTCTCTTTGGTCCATTACCAAATGGCAATGTGGTGAGGGGTAAAAGGAAGAAAGTTCCTGATGAATAG